The Argiope bruennichi chromosome 9, qqArgBrue1.1, whole genome shotgun sequence genome contains a region encoding:
- the LOC129985051 gene encoding cyclin-dependent kinase 11-like translates to MSTEDLYEDLDPIRDPETAYLRTTQLLKKIFGYNNPRILGEGSFGSVIRFNHPENEDGVAVKLLYLKEVNEGERKLWIRLRHENIVPLQRLTMFPTLNIACFEMQVYPYDLMKAVTSNEYLENPESLNQIKLWLHQVLCGLDYLHYKNLCHLDMKSDNVLISRRASKAMIADFTFLNRTTSCIGSDDIGLPIMYQPPEAFRVLKKGETIDGRAFDLWTYGLMSFEVLSNFHMVRSFACRHLGTELRHASIRGALMEEAFTDKLKSALPAVDITYEDVKLALDFIHSFLKSNPSARVTAETGMKHKFLGQGDYVCNDVDALWQRPNPTSESIYGPTIYHHQIEAPTIRRRHSVILQIFHLKARLYRLKLAWSEMKC, encoded by the exons ATGTCTACTGAAGATTTGTATGAAGATTTGGACCCGATTCGTGACCCAGAAACAGCATATCTAAGGACCACgcaattactgaaaaaaatttttggataCAATAACCCCAGAATTCTTGGAGAAGGCTCATTTGGATCAGTGATTCGCTTTAACCATCCAGAAAATGAAGACGGAGTGGCTGTGAAATTACTGTATTTAAAAGAGGTCAATGAGGGTGAGCGAAAACTTTGGATCAGGTTGCGCCATGAAAATATTGTACCTCTGCAAAGACTAACCATGTTCCCAACACTCAATATTGCTTGCTTCGAAATGCAGGTCTACCCTTACGACCTGATGAAAGCGGTGACCTCAAATGAATACCTTGAAAACCCAGAGTCCCTCAATCAGATAAAGTTATGGCTACACCAAGTATTATGCGGATTAGACTATTTACACTATAAAAACCTCTGTCACCTGGATATGAAATCCGATAATGTTCTGATATCACGGCGTGCCTCAAAAGCAATGATAGCAGATTTTACATTTCTCAACAGAACGACATCCTGCATAGGAAG cgaCGACATCGGCTTGCCTATAATGTATCAGCCTCCAGAAGCCTTTCGTGTGCTTAAAAAGGGCGAAACAATCGATGGTCGCGCCTTTGACCTGTGGACATATGGCCTCATGTCCTTCGAGGTTCTCAGTAATTTCCATATGGTGCGATCCTTCGCCTGCCGACATCTGGGCACAGAACTTCGACACGCGTCAATAAGGGGAGCCTTGATG GAAGAAGCATTTACTGATAAGCTCAAATCCGCACTCCCTGCAGTCGACATCACCTATGAGGATGTAAAACTTGCTCTGGATTTCATCCACTCGTTCCTCAAATCCAATCCATCTGCAAGAGTCACGGCTGAAACCGGCATGAAACACAAATTTCTTGGGCAGGGAGATTACGTATGTAATGATGTTGATGCACTCTGGCAACGCCCAA ATCCGACAAGTGAGAGCATTTATGGCCCGACGATTTATCATCATCAGATAGAAGCACCAACCATCAGAAGGAGG CACAGCGTCATTCTTCAGATCTTTCATTTGAAAGCCAGACTCTATAGACTGAAACTGGCTTGGAGTGAAATGAAGTGCTAA